A section of the Pochonia chlamydosporia 170 chromosome 2, whole genome shotgun sequence genome encodes:
- a CDS encoding protein-tyrosine phosphatase (similar to Metarhizium robertsii ARSEF 23 XP_011411279.1), with product MAAQTARACWLLDRQWTPDDVTIIPSDSDSNSGTDSGDEAMDSVPHVNLLRDQHIDDSLPSISAIVASVVKSRRDPMEGIESLTQELCVTEEGESSDPSSLCSPAEVLFALTVLESPSAITDSDLLVSLAIQQHDDTVSPGLSTAMRGPRVASAASQCISAQPIPIVSLSDKVLPQQRAESSDQARLSSSTNLMQPSQPRSRSIVSSDRCSWICNTNDDDGHMDGIVPQSDKPHGVAQQALTKTHLSGCCPVSLKGSSTEVNQQHQVADDILPLVSYLSPLPNSLRRGKERHTSTNTYHTVSQLDGPCKEME from the exons ATGGCAGCACAAACTGCGAGAGCTTGTTGGCTTCTTGACCGCCAGTGGACTCCGGACGACGTGACAATAATTCCGTCCGATTCCGATTCCAACTCTGGCACAGATAGCGGCGACGAGGCGATGGACAGTGTCCCGCATGTGAACCTGTTACGCGACCAACATATTGACGACTCACTTCCTTCTATCTCTGCGATTGTGGCATCTGTGGTTAAATCCCGACGAGATCCAATGGAAGGTATCG AGAGTTTAACACAGGAGCTTTGCGTTACAGAGGAGGGAGAAAGTTCTGATCCATCATCCCTCTGCTCGCCTGCAGAGGTGCTTTTTGCTTTGACTGTTCTCGAGAGCCCGAGTGCTATCACCGACTCTGATCTATTGGTGTCTCTGGCAATCCAACAACATGATGATACCGTGAGCCCTGGGCTGTCCACGGCTATGCGAGGGCCTCGTGTAGCCTCGGCGGCTTCCCAGTGCATCTCGGCGCAACCCATCCCCATCGTGTCTCTAAGCGACAAAGTACTGCCTCAGCAACGTGCAGAATCTTCCGACCAAGCTCGTCTTTCGTCCTCGACCAACCTCATGCAACCTTCCCAGCCGCGAAGTCGCAGTATTGTGTCGTCAGACCGCTGCAGTTGGATTTGTAACACTaatgatgacgatggccatATGGACGGAATAGTTCCACAAAGCGATAAACCTCACGGGGTAGCTCAGCAGGCCTTAACCAAGACTCATTTGTCGGGATGCTGTCCAGTCTCTTTAAAAGGAAGTTCCACGGAAGTTAaccagcaacaccaagtAGCGGATGATATTCTACCACTAGTTTCTTACCTCAGCCCGTTACCGAACAGTTTGCGACGGGGCAAGGAGCGCCACACAAGCACAAATACTTATCATACAGTGAGCCAGCTTGATGGACCCTGCAAAGAAATGGAATAG